A window of the Phragmites australis chromosome 20, lpPhrAust1.1, whole genome shotgun sequence genome harbors these coding sequences:
- the LOC133902430 gene encoding fasciclin-like arabinogalactan protein 2 — translation MAKSRPAILLSMAFAAVAIVALAPAPVAATKYNITKLLAPYKEFSKFNEMMSKTRLAYDINRRQTITVLVVDNSAMSALDHYSLQTIRHILSLHILVDYYGDKKLKKLSHGSTAASSMFQATGSASGMSGYVNITRKDGKVNFMTEDADDSAKPSRYVKSIKEYPYDIAVLQVSSIISSAEAEAPVPPPAPVDLVELLSKKYCKSFVSLLSANADVFRAVNETKDNGLTLFCPVDSAVAAFSATYKNLTAKAKTAILLYHAVPDYFSLQLLKSNNGMVTTLATASENKMDYSYDVQNKGETVTLQTRVVTSSITATVGDMEPLAVYAVNKFLQPKELFKVVEAPAPAPEPSKKKGKAADTGDDSSDGSEDETADKGDAAPAVLVRWVTAAAMVVSAFALMG, via the exons ATGGCGAAAAGCCGACCGGCCATCCTCCTGTCCATGGCATTTGCTGCTGTGGCGATTGTGGCACTGGCCCCGGCGCCGGTGGCGGCAACCAAGTATAACATCACCAAACTCCTAGCGCCGTACAAGGAGTTCTCCAAGTTCAACGAGATGATGTCCAAGACGCGGCTAGCGTACGACATCAACCGGCGGCAGACAATCACCGTGCTGGTCGTCGACAACTCGGCGATGTCGGCTCTGGACCACTACTCGCTACAGACAATCCGGCACATCCTCTCCCTGCACATCCTTGTCGACTACTACGGCGacaagaagctcaagaagcTCTCCCACGGCTCCACCGCAGCCTCGTCCATGTTCCAG GCCACCGGGTCGGCGTCGGGCATGTCGGGCTACGTGAACATCACCCGCAAGGACGGCAAGGTCAACTTCATGACGGAGGACGCCGACGACAGCGCGAAGCCGTCCCGGTACGTGAAGTCCATCAAGGAGTACCCCTACGACATCGCCGTGCTGCAGGTGAGCTCCATCATCTCCTCTGCGGAGGCTGAGGCCCCCGtcccgccgccggcgcccgTCGACCTCGTCGAGCTCCTCTCCAAGAAGTACTGCAAGTCCTTCGTGTCCCTCCTCTCCGCCAACGCTGATGTGTTCCGCGCCGTCAACGAGACCAAGGACAACGGGCTCACGCTCTTCTGCCCTGTCGACTCCGCCGTCGCAGCGTTCTCGGCCACGTACAAGAACCTCACGGCCAAGGCCAAGACGGCCATCCTGCTCTACCACGCCGTGCCGGACTACTTCTCGCTGCAGTTGCTCAAGTCTAACAATGGCATGGTCACCACGCTCGCCACCGCCAGCGAGAACAAGATGGACTACAGCTACGACGTGCAGAACAAGGGCGAGACCGTCACGCTCCAGACCAGGGTCGTCACCTCCAGCATCACCGCCACAGTCGGCGACATGGAGCCTCTCGCCGTGTACGCCGTGAACAAGTTCCTGCAGCCCAAGGAGCTGTTCAAGGTCGTTGAggcgccggcgcccgcgccgGAGCCGTCCAAGAAGAAGGGCAAGGCTGCCGACACGGGTGACGACTCGTCCGACGGTTCGGAAGATGAGACGGCCGACAAGGGCGACGCCGCACCGGCTGTACTCGTACGGTGGGTGACCGCGGCCGCGATGGTGGTATCTGCGTTTGCGTTGATGGGTTAA